ACACTTTCTGAAGGGCTTTTGTTTATAATGTTTATTACCATTCCTGCAAGTGTTGGTCTTGCAGTTCTTGGTATTCCCATTATACAGCTTTTGTTTGAAAGAGGTGAGTTTACCGGGCAGATGACAATTTATACTTACTATGCACTTTTATGTTATCTTCCAAGCTTATTTGCAGCATCAAGCTTAAGAATACTTATTTCGTTTTTTTATTCATTTAAAGATGCAAAAACCCCTGTAAGAGCTGGGATAATATCTTTTTCAATTAATATTATAGCAGCAGTTGTTTTAATGAATTTTCTGTCTTTTGCAGGCTTAGCTCTTGCTTTATCCCTGGGAAGTATTGCCAATTTTTTTATTTTATTTATTAAAATCAAGACAAAAATAGAAAAGCTTAATTTAAAGTTGTTTTTAAAAAGAGTTTTTTTTATTATTCTTGGATCGGCAATTATGGGATTGGTTGTTTACTCGATAGATTTTTATTTTGTAAAGTTTTTAAAACATTCAACTACAATTCTTTTACTTAGGATTGTATCAGGAATTATATCAGGAACTTTGGTTTATTTTTTATTTTCATATTTTGTAAAATTTCCTGAAATTCAAACATTAAAGTACTTGGTTGGTAGAAAAAAATGAACTTCAAAACTTTTTCCATTATTTTTCTTATAATCTCGTTTATTTATTTTTGTTTTATTATTTTCAATGATCAAGGGTATTTAAAGGTAAAAGAACTTGAAGCAAAAAAAACTTCACTTGTAAATGAAAGTTTAGAAATTGAAAATGAAAATGAAGATTTATCAAGAAAAATAGTAAGACTTCAAAATGATAAAAACTATATTGAGCATGTAATAAGAAATGAATTTCATATGGTAAAAGATGATGAAATTGTTTTATTTATAGAGGATAAAAACTTTGATGGACAATTTAAAAAAGAATAAAATATATATTAATCTTTTAGAAAAAAACGGGTACCAAGCCTATGCTGATTATCTTATTAATTCTAATAATTCAGCCAATTTTAAAGTTCTTGAAAATTTTATAAAAATTATTACAAAAAATAAAAGTTCTGATGAAATTAAACAAATAAGAAATAAATATATAAAAAGATTTGAAAGGAAAAATATTTAATGTCACCAACTCTGCCT
This is a stretch of genomic DNA from Desulforegulaceae bacterium. It encodes these proteins:
- a CDS encoding septum formation initiator family protein; translation: MNFKTFSIIFLIISFIYFCFIIFNDQGYLKVKELEAKKTSLVNESLEIENENEDLSRKIVRLQNDKNYIEHVIRNEFHMVKDDEIVLFIEDKNFDGQFKKE